TGCGCTGATTGGCGGTTTCGACCGAACCCAAAGCCACGGGCGAGGCTTCTTCTTTCGTAAATGCCCGGTTGGGGTAGGTATGATGCGCCGGTGATGACAGTAAAAAGAATTGGGCGGGATTGTCAGGATGTTGGCTGCTGAATGTTACCTGTTGCGTACCTTTTCCCACGTACAAACAGCTCAGTTTATCCAACTCAAACGATTCCCCTTCGGCCGTTACCGTGCCTTTTCCGCCCACGTTGATAATGCCCAACTCCCGCCGCGCGAGAAAATAATCGGCTTTCAGCGCATCGTGTGTTTCCAGGGTAAGCGTATTCTCAAAAGGCATGGCCCCGCCGGTCAGGACCCGGTCGTAATGAGAATACACCCAATGAATTGTATCAGGCGTAAATAAGGTCTCGATCAAAAAATGTTCGCGAAGCTCTTCGGTACTCATTTGCGCCGTTTCTTTGCGGCCGGTCTCGTGTCTGATATGCATTGATTCTTTTATTTTACAGGTTTGGTTATGTTGTAGGGCCGTTATCGGCCCATCCATCCGCCGTCTACGGTCAAAATAGTGCCGTGTACATAGTCAGAAGCCGACGACGCTAAAAAAACGGCCGGACCTTTAAAATCGTCAGGTTCGCCCCAACGCCCGGCCGGGATACGGTCTAAAATGGATTTGCTTCGGTCGGCATCGGCTCGCAGCGCCGACGTATTGTCTGTGGCGATGTACCCGGGTGCAATCGCGTTGACATTCACCGCTTTTCCCGCCCATTCATTGGCGAGTGCTTTGACCAGACTGCCGATGGCCCCTTTGCTGGCGGCGTAGCCGGGCACATTGATACCTCCCTGAAAGGTGAGAAGAGAGGCCGTAAAAATGATCTTCCCATAGCCCCTTGCGATCATCTCTTTGCCGAACTCCCGGGCCAGAATAAAGGAAGCATCCAGATTGATGGAAAGCACTTTGTCCCAATAATCATCCGGGTGGTTGGCGGCGGGCTCGCGCAGAATGGTGCCGGCGTTATTACATAAAATATCAATGTGCGGATGGTTTCGTTTGGCTTCCTGAATAAAGGTGTAGAGTGAACTGCGGTCGCTCAAATCGGCGGCATAGGCACTGAAGGTTTGCCCCAATTGCGTGACGGCTTTTTCAATATCACTCCCGTGTGCAGGCATGGAGCGCGATACACCGATGATGTCGGCACCGGCTTCGGCAAGTCCTATAGCTATGCCCTGACCAATGCCTCGATCACAGCCTGTCACTAAGGCTACTTTGCCCGTCAGGTCAAAATTTTTCATTGGTATTGATTTTAATTTTTTTTAGAAATTTCGGGGGGAAATGCCGAGATAGAACATCTGTTTGCTACGGTACTTTTTCTCCGCAGCATTCAAGTTTAGTGTTTAATTTTAGTACATAACACATATTTTCTTAGCTTTTTTATGCAAACGTTATCGGTAACGTTCCCAAAATCCCATAATTAGAGTTTACAATGATTTTTTTTGAGTTGCCGGTCAAAAAGGCGTATCTTCACCTTCTTAAAACAGAATACGCCCCGACGGGCCGTATTTTTGGACAAAACCAATAATTTAGGTTGTGGAGATAATTACCATAAAAGACATAGCCAAAGCGCTCAACCTTTCAACTTCAACGGTATCAAGGGCATTACGGGGCAGTTATGAGATCAATGTGGAGACCAAACGGCTGGTCATGGAATATGCCGAACGAATGAATTACCGCCCCAATCCCATTGCGCTGAGCCTGAAAGAAAACCGCAGTCGCTCCCTTGGGGTGATCGTGCCCGAGATTGCCAACAACTTCTTTTCACAGGCTATCAACGGGATTGAGTCCATTGCGTATAACCGTGGTTATCACGTGGTTATTTCACAAAATCACGAATCCTATGAGCGTGAATTGGTCAGTACCCAATATTTGGCCCAGCGGCGGGTGGACGGGCTTTTGGTCTCTCTTTCCGGAGAGAGCAACGATCTGGAGCATTTTAAAGAACTCCAGACCAAGGGGTTGCCGATCGTGTTTTTTGACCGCGTACCGCAGGATTATATCACGCACAAAGTGATCGCCGACAATTTTGCCGGAGCCTATGAAGCTACGGAGCATTTGATTGAGCAGGGCTTTCGGCGCATTGCGCATTTAACCAGTCCATCCTGGCTTTCCATTACCTATGAGCGTTTGGAAGGGTATAAAAAAGCCCTCCAAAACCATGACATTCCGATTGAAGAATCCTACATAAAATATTGCAGTCACGGAGGAATGATTCTGGAGGAAGTGGAAAGTGCGGTCATGGAGTTGATTGATCATCCTCACCGGCCGGATGCGATTTTTACGGCAGGTGACCGGCTGACCACTACCTGTATGTCGCTGATTCGGAAGCAGGGATTACGTATTCCGGAAGATGTGGCCATTGTGGGTTTTACCAATTTGATCACGGCTCATTTGCTCAATCCTGCTTTGAGTGCGGTCAGTCAGCCGGCCTACGAGATGGGGCAATTGGCCACCGAATTTTTAATTGACCTTATCGAGCGCCCGAAGGTGACCATACGTTTTGAAACTAAAAAAATGGATACGCACTTGGTCATCCGTGATTCGTCCCTTAAAGCCACTACGTAATTTGAGTTCCATGCTGCGCTTTCTGTGCTTATCGCTTTTTACCTGTCTGTCATACGTCCTGTCGGCCCAAATCGTCGTCCCTTCCCGGGTACGCGATACGATCACGGCTTTTCGGGCTGATTCGGCCGTTTTTGTACGTACCAAAACTCCTTTGGCTTACCTGAATTACGGTTTGGGAGAAGACCGCCTCGGAGGCGCTAAGATGGGGTATATTGATTCGCTGGTACTGCTTAGGGTGACGGGCAAATACAAAGACCTGTATCGGGTACGGCTCACCCAACAACTTTCGGCTTGGATTCCGCAAACGCTTACCAAACCGGATACCAACGTACGATTGCCGGTGCAGTATTTAACAACTTCCTGGCGAGTCTCGGGCGATGCGCGTTACGACTACGTTTCCATTCCGCTTCCCGAGCGGCTGCCGTACCTCAGTCATCAGGAAATGAAGCCGTCGCGAATCGTGGTGGATATTTTCGGCGCTACCGCCAATACCAACTGGATCACGCAACTGCGTTCGGCCAAAGAGATTGAACAGGTAGATTATGAACAGGTGGCCGACGAGCAGTTTCGCGTGGTCATTTCACTGCGTCATGCGCAGCATTGGGGCTACCGTATCGGCTATGAAGGACGGCGGTTGGTGATACGCGTGACGCATCAACCCGAAAAATTACGTCTTCGCAACCTGACCATCGCCGTAGATGCGGGCCACGGCGGCAGTAACTTGGGCGCTCGCGGCCTCCGTTCCGGCCAATTTGAAAAAGAGTTTAACCTGAGCATTGCCCGGCATTTGAAAAAAGAGTTGGAACGAAAAGGCGCGAAGGTCATCATGACCCGCAGCAACGATACACTCATCAGCAACACCGACCGGGTGCTGCGCCTTCGTGCGCTGAAACCCGACCTGCTCATCAGTATTCATAACAACGCCGCGGGCGATACCACCAAAACCAGAGGAACCGGTACCTATTATAAGCATTTGGGGTACAGGCCCTTGAGCCAGGCGGTATTGGAGCGATTGCTGGACATGGGGCTGGCAGAATACGGGAATGTGGGCCGTTTTAACTTTGCCCTCAACAGTCCGACCGAATACCCGAATGTGCTGGTAGAGGGCTTATTTTTAAGTCATCCTTATGATGAAGCGCTCATTTTGGAGGATAGTTACCGCAAAAAAATGGCGGTACAGATTCGAAAGGGCGTGGCCGACTGGCTGAAGCAGGTCAGGAAGCAGCGTTCGTGAAAATTGCGTAATTTTATCAGTGTTTCGGTAAATGCTTACACACAATGCCTTTTCTCTATTTTATTTTGCTCCTTATGCAGTCAGCTACTCCCACGATCCACTTGGCCAAAGGCCAATCCATTGCCTTGCCGCAAACGCATTTTCGCTACGCAACCGACGGACGGGAAGCGCCCCAATCTACTTTGGTCACCCTTGCCTCTGACGATGAATACCTTTCGGTGGAGTTTGAGTGTCGTCAAAATCCGTTTTGGCGGGAAAATACCTATACCCAACACAACACTGAGATGTGGAATCAGGAGGTTTTTGAAGTGTTTATTGCCGAAGGAGAAACGACGCCGACGCATTATTTAGAACTGGAAATAAATCCCAACAATGCCCTGTTTGTGGGTTGGATCGACAATCCTACCAAAGAAGCTCCTCAAAAACTGACGTTTGTGGACCATGATACATCGGGGATCAGGCATGAGGTAAAGGCAGAAGGAGAGACCTGGTCGGGAAAGATGTATATTCCGTGGGCGTTATTGGGCGGCAAAAAAGCTGCCTATCGCCTCAATTTTTACCGAATCGTTTCGCTGCAATCACACGCAAACCCCGATTGGAAATGTACCCCTGCCGATTGTGCATTTATGTGCTGGAGCCCGTCGATGAGCGGCGCTACGCCGCGCTTTCATCGCCCGGATGCCTTTGGAACCCTGTATTTGAAATAATTCTGCCCTCTGCTTGGATTTGCTCAGATGGATTCCGGTCTTCTACATCTTATTTTAGTACTAAGGGTTTGAGAAACAGGATGCTTTCTCCAAAGTAAATAAGCGTTCGGTACGCAAGAAGTTCTCTGTATCCTGCATGATTTGCAGCGTGTTTTCAGGCAACAGCCACAGACCGAAAAAAACGAGCAAAAAGCCCGTCGGCCAAACCCGCCAAATAACCTTATAAATGAGTGGAGTAAAATCCTCTATTTGGTCGACCGCTCGGTCGGCGTAAAATTCCGTTTTGGGGGAATCAGTCATCACGGAAAAAGGACCGGAAGATAAAAGTAAACTTTTTGTACGTTGCTGCCGGCAACGTTGCCGACAACGATTGCATAAAAAAATCCAAAAAATGAGTTGTTTTGTTATACATTAAGGGCTAACCTCGTACAGGTTTCGTCTTTTACTTTCCTTTTCTAATGAGATCATTTTTCAGAGTTTGCCTTTTTATCACCCTGGCGGCCTTCCGTCCTGCCGATACTAAACTGACCGTTTTTCTCTGCGGCGACTCCACGCTGGCCGATAAACTGCCCGCCGACGCGCCCGAAACGGGTTGGGGCATGGTCCTGCCGGAATACTTTAACACCGATGCCGTACAGATTCAGAATCATGCGGTCAACGGTCGCAGTACCAAGAGTTTTATCACCGAAGGGCGCTGGCAAAAGGTGGTTTCGCAGGTTAAAAAAGGGGATTGGGTGTTTATACAGTTTGGTCATAACGACCAAAAAGTCGCCGATACTACCCGCTCGGCTCCCGCCCAAACGCTGTACCGTCAAAACCTGATTCGGTTTGTGAACGAAACCCGCGCCAAAGGAGGTAATCCGTTGCTGATTACGCCCGTCATGCGGCGCAAGTTTGACGAAAAAGGAGCGTTTGTAGACCAGCACGGCGAGTACCCGCAGGTGGTAAAAGACGTAGCCAAAGAGCTGAAAGTACCCATGATCGACCTGCACGCCAGAAGTCAGGCCGTGATTGAAAAGCACGGGGTGGAAGGCTCAAAAGTGCTGTTTATGCACTACGGAGGCGGTATCTATCCAAAGTTTCCCAAAGGCATTGAAGACAATACGCATTTTTCCCGTTATGGCGCGTCGGTTATGGCGAGTTTGGTGATGGAGGGCATCATGGAACTGCCGATCGACTTGAAAAGCTTTGTTAAAAAATCAGCATTTACAAACAAATATACCTATGAACTGCCGCATCATTACACGCCCGTTTTTCGGAAAGACACGTTTAACATCTGCCGTTACGGCGCAAAAGCTGACGGATTGACGGTCAACACCAAAGCCATCAGCCAAGCCATTGAAGCCTGTCATGCAGCGGGCGGCGGTACGGTATTAGTGCCGGCAGGGCTGTGGCTGACGGGGCCGATCGTATTAAAGAACAACGTCAATCTGCACATTGCGAAAAACGCATTATTGCAGTTCAGTCGCAATCATGACGATTATCCTATTGTAATCACTACCTGGGAAGGACAGGAATCGTACCGTTGCCAGGCACCGATTTGGGGCGTGGACCTGACCAATATCGGTATTACGGGCGAGGGCGTACTCGACGGGGGCGGTGAGGTGTGGCGCGCCATCAAACGCGACAAACAAACCAATACCCAGTGGGCCAACCTGCTGAGATCGGGTGGGGTAGTGAGTGAAAAAGGAGACCTGTGGTACCCCTCGGAAAAATCAAAAAAAGGAAATAATCTGCCCAACGCGGGCCGTATACTGAACGGTATTCACCCAACGCCGACCGAATTGGAATCGTACAAAGATTTCCTGCGGCCCAATATGATCAGCCTCACGCGCTGCAAAAATGTGCTGCTGGAAGGTGTTACGTTTCAAAATTCTCCCGCCTGGACCATGCACCCGCTGCTCTGCGAGCATGTCAGCATCCGCAACGTGACCGTTAAAAATCACTGGTACGCCCAAAACAGCGACGCGCTCGACCTCGAATCCTGCCGCAACGGCATCGTGGAAGGCTGCACCTTCGATACGGGCGACGACGGAATCACCATCAAATCGGGGCGCGACGAGCAGGGCCGCAAGCGCGGTGTACCGACTGAGAACTTTATCATTAAAGATTGTAAGGTCTACCACGCCCACGGCGGCTTTGTGATTGGTTCGGAAATGTCCGGCGGGGTCAGAAATATGTTCGTATCCAACTGCACTTTCATGGGTTCCGACGTTGGCCTCCGTTTCAAAACCGCCCGCGGGCGCGGCGGGGTGGTGGAAGATATTTACGTGACCGACGTCAACATGACCGAAATCCCCGGCGAAGCCATTTTGTTTGACATGTATTACGCCGCCAAAGACCCCGTGCCGCAGGAAGGCGAGTCCAACGAATTGCCCGCCATCAAAGCCGAGCCGTTGAACGAAGGCACGCCGCAGTTCAAAAATTTCTACCTCAAAAACATCATTTGCCGGGGAGCCGAAACGGCCATTTTGGTGCGCGGCCTGCCCGAAATGAGCATCAAAAATATCAATGTCGAAAACGCCGTCATCGAAGCCAACAAAGGCTTAGTGTGCGTGGAAGGCGAAAATATTAACCTCAAAAACGTAACGTTGCTGACCAAAGACAACACCGTGATGCAGGTGCAGAACAGCAAAAATGTAGTCTTGGACGGTATTACGTACGGGTCCGGCAAAGAAGTGTTGCTGAAGGTCATGGGCCCTCGTTCCGATGCTCTTCGTCTGCTGAATACTGATGTGACCAAAGCTAAAAAAGACGTGGAGCTGGGGGTAGGAGTGAAGGGGAAGGTGGTGAGTAAGAAGTAAATGTAAGCGCTTAGCTGATTGTTTGAAGAAAATTGAAGGTAATAGATTTGTAATTAATACCGTAAATGTTAAAGTTGGTCGAACATTTACGGTATTAATTTTTTATAACCCAAAGGAGTACCTATTACAACCTAAACTCAGCAGTATCACCTGTTCTCACGCGAAAGTTTCGGTGAATCAGCATGGTTTCTTAGATAATTTTCTCGCTGAACAGGCAGTTTAATTCGGTTTATTTCAGTATTCTTGTTTGACTTTCAAACCCTTTGCAATTGAAAAAAATAGCTTTCTTTCTCTATTTTATCATCCTAAACCAAGCTTCGGCCCAATACTGTTTCTTTAGAGATAGCAGTGGGAAAGCAGAAATGCATGAACGTATAAAAAAACCTGCTGTATTTAAGCAAAAAAACGATTTTAATTTTGGACTTGACAATGTATGGTTTTGGATGAAAATTTCGATTACTTATTTCATCAACACCACTTTTCCTTTCAATTCATAGCTATTTTGATTGATTTTGATGGAATATACGTACACCCCTGTGGGCAATGGTTCGCCATTAAAAAAGCCATCAAAGGGTTTTAGATTGTTTCCTTTCGCATAAAAAACAATGTTTCCCCAGCGGTTGTAAATACTGATTTCAGCGTCGGGGTAGGCTTCCAATCCTTTTATTTCCCAACTGTCATTGATGCCGTCACCATTGGGGCTGAACACGTCCGGCGTATAGATGAGTTGAACCACCCACAGCGCAATGTCGTCTTCGACCACGCAGTTGTTTGGGCCTGTGGCACGCAAACGATAGACGATACTTTCATCAGGAGTGGCCATTGGTTTGGGGCTTTGTGGGTTGTTAAGGTATAGCGGTGGTGTCCACTGATAAGTATATCCTGCACCTAAATCACCATTGAGTTTTATACGCGAACCCCGATAAACGTCACGGTCGGGGCCTAAATTGAGAACAGGAGGGGGCGTGATGACTACCGTTCTTTTGGCTTCTCCGCTCAAACAGGCTAAACTGCCGCTTACTTTATAACTGACGATGTGCGTGCCAACACCCGCTGCTTTCGGGTCAAAACTACTGCCCACTACGCCCGCGCCGCTAAACGTACCACCGATGGGACTTCCTTTTAAGACGACAGCAGCGAAAGCCGTTCCGCAAAAATTGGAAATAGAATCGAGCGTTACCGTAATTTTATTGACCAATTCTATCTTCATCGTTGCTGCTGTATTGGTGCAACCGTTGGTGTCGGCTACGGTAAGGGCGTAGTCGCCTGCTTGGTTTATGGTGAGGGTGCTGCGGTTTTCGTTGTTTAGGTTTTGGCCGTTGCGCGTCCATTGATAAGTACGTAGATTTTGGCCGTTGGCCGTAAGTGTAAACGACGAGCCGGCGCAAAGCTGCGAACCGTTGGGGTTGCTGATGCTGACGACGGGGGAAGGGGCTTGCCCTAAAACAAAAGCTATTGAGGTAGTAGAACAGCCATTTGGTGTAGTAATCATTACTACATAACTGCCAGTTTGTGAGGTATTTATGGTGTTGAATGTGTTATTTATTGTTTGCCCGTCGCGGGTCCATGCATAACTAAAACCCGTACCGGCAGTCGCATTGAGCGTGATGGTTGTATTGGGGCAAACTACCTGTGCAGAGGCCGTTATTTCGGCTTTAGGCGGTGTGTTAGAAACTACATTGACAGCATCGGAAAGCGCGGGACAACCTTCCGCATTGGTTACTCGTACGGCATAACTACCCGATTCGATGGC
Above is a window of Runella slithyformis DSM 19594 DNA encoding:
- the kduI gene encoding 5-dehydro-4-deoxy-D-glucuronate isomerase gives rise to the protein MHIRHETGRKETAQMSTEELREHFLIETLFTPDTIHWVYSHYDRVLTGGAMPFENTLTLETHDALKADYFLARRELGIINVGGKGTVTAEGESFELDKLSCLYVGKGTQQVTFSSQHPDNPAQFFLLSSPAHHTYPNRAFTKEEASPVALGSVETANQRTIYKYIHEGGIQSCQLVMGLTVLQTGSVWNTMPAHTHDRRMEAYCYFDIPENHGVLHLMGEPTQTRHLWVANHQAIISPPWSIHSGCGTSSYSFIWGMAGENKDFTDMDPIAIPTLR
- the kduD gene encoding 2-dehydro-3-deoxy-D-gluconate 5-dehydrogenase KduD, with product MKNFDLTGKVALVTGCDRGIGQGIAIGLAEAGADIIGVSRSMPAHGSDIEKAVTQLGQTFSAYAADLSDRSSLYTFIQEAKRNHPHIDILCNNAGTILREPAANHPDDYWDKVLSINLDASFILAREFGKEMIARGYGKIIFTASLLTFQGGINVPGYAASKGAIGSLVKALANEWAGKAVNVNAIAPGYIATDNTSALRADADRSKSILDRIPAGRWGEPDDFKGPAVFLASSASDYVHGTILTVDGGWMGR
- a CDS encoding LacI family DNA-binding transcriptional regulator, whose translation is MEIITIKDIAKALNLSTSTVSRALRGSYEINVETKRLVMEYAERMNYRPNPIALSLKENRSRSLGVIVPEIANNFFSQAINGIESIAYNRGYHVVISQNHESYERELVSTQYLAQRRVDGLLVSLSGESNDLEHFKELQTKGLPIVFFDRVPQDYITHKVIADNFAGAYEATEHLIEQGFRRIAHLTSPSWLSITYERLEGYKKALQNHDIPIEESYIKYCSHGGMILEEVESAVMELIDHPHRPDAIFTAGDRLTTTCMSLIRKQGLRIPEDVAIVGFTNLITAHLLNPALSAVSQPAYEMGQLATEFLIDLIERPKVTIRFETKKMDTHLVIRDSSLKATT
- a CDS encoding N-acetylmuramoyl-L-alanine amidase family protein, yielding MIRPLKPLRNLSSMLRFLCLSLFTCLSYVLSAQIVVPSRVRDTITAFRADSAVFVRTKTPLAYLNYGLGEDRLGGAKMGYIDSLVLLRVTGKYKDLYRVRLTQQLSAWIPQTLTKPDTNVRLPVQYLTTSWRVSGDARYDYVSIPLPERLPYLSHQEMKPSRIVVDIFGATANTNWITQLRSAKEIEQVDYEQVADEQFRVVISLRHAQHWGYRIGYEGRRLVIRVTHQPEKLRLRNLTIAVDAGHGGSNLGARGLRSGQFEKEFNLSIARHLKKELERKGAKVIMTRSNDTLISNTDRVLRLRALKPDLLISIHNNAAGDTTKTRGTGTYYKHLGYRPLSQAVLERLLDMGLAEYGNVGRFNFALNSPTEYPNVLVEGLFLSHPYDEALILEDSYRKKMAVQIRKGVADWLKQVRKQRS
- a CDS encoding carbohydrate-binding family 9-like protein encodes the protein MPFLYFILLLMQSATPTIHLAKGQSIALPQTHFRYATDGREAPQSTLVTLASDDEYLSVEFECRQNPFWRENTYTQHNTEMWNQEVFEVFIAEGETTPTHYLELEINPNNALFVGWIDNPTKEAPQKLTFVDHDTSGIRHEVKAEGETWSGKMYIPWALLGGKKAAYRLNFYRIVSLQSHANPDWKCTPADCAFMCWSPSMSGATPRFHRPDAFGTLYLK
- a CDS encoding glycosyl hydrolase family 28 protein, producing MRSFFRVCLFITLAAFRPADTKLTVFLCGDSTLADKLPADAPETGWGMVLPEYFNTDAVQIQNHAVNGRSTKSFITEGRWQKVVSQVKKGDWVFIQFGHNDQKVADTTRSAPAQTLYRQNLIRFVNETRAKGGNPLLITPVMRRKFDEKGAFVDQHGEYPQVVKDVAKELKVPMIDLHARSQAVIEKHGVEGSKVLFMHYGGGIYPKFPKGIEDNTHFSRYGASVMASLVMEGIMELPIDLKSFVKKSAFTNKYTYELPHHYTPVFRKDTFNICRYGAKADGLTVNTKAISQAIEACHAAGGGTVLVPAGLWLTGPIVLKNNVNLHIAKNALLQFSRNHDDYPIVITTWEGQESYRCQAPIWGVDLTNIGITGEGVLDGGGEVWRAIKRDKQTNTQWANLLRSGGVVSEKGDLWYPSEKSKKGNNLPNAGRILNGIHPTPTELESYKDFLRPNMISLTRCKNVLLEGVTFQNSPAWTMHPLLCEHVSIRNVTVKNHWYAQNSDALDLESCRNGIVEGCTFDTGDDGITIKSGRDEQGRKRGVPTENFIIKDCKVYHAHGGFVIGSEMSGGVRNMFVSNCTFMGSDVGLRFKTARGRGGVVEDIYVTDVNMTEIPGEAILFDMYYAAKDPVPQEGESNELPAIKAEPLNEGTPQFKNFYLKNIICRGAETAILVRGLPEMSIKNINVENAVIEANKGLVCVEGENINLKNVTLLTKDNTVMQVQNSKNVVLDGITYGSGKEVLLKVMGPRSDALRLLNTDVTKAKKDVELGVGVKGKVVSKK
- a CDS encoding gliding motility-associated C-terminal domain-containing protein, with product MTPIGGLLQGTAQKTGKYTYVVKSVAFQDTLKISEMYHEFQLIIQDCPRQNTPTIFASKIRQPSVISATSVCSDSLIQLNIRGQTSGGAYQWLRNNVPIAGATDSVFVVRNNQEGQYSLRVTNTKYCNSTVTSNFLSPTFIPKPTATVTAANPTGALCQGGSVRLSATTNAATNRLQWLRENVVINGATNVTFDAIESGSYAVRVTNAEGCPALSDAVNVVSNTPPKAEITASAQVVCPNTTITLNATAGTGFSYAWTRDGQTINNTFNTINTSQTGSYVVMITTPNGCSTTSIAFVLGQAPSPVVSISNPNGSQLCAGSSFTLTANGQNLRTYQWTRNGQNLNNENRSTLTINQAGDYALTVADTNGCTNTAATMKIELVNKITVTLDSISNFCGTAFAAVVLKGSPIGGTFSGAGVVGSSFDPKAAGVGTHIVSYKVSGSLACLSGEAKRTVVITPPPVLNLGPDRDVYRGSRIKLNGDLGAGYTYQWTPPLYLNNPQSPKPMATPDESIVYRLRATGPNNCVVEDDIALWVVQLIYTPDVFSPNGDGINDSWEIKGLEAYPDAEISIYNRWGNIVFYAKGNNLKPFDGFFNGEPLPTGVYVYSIKINQNSYELKGKVVLMK